The window ATCCATCTGTGAAAAATGTCACTCCGACTGAGGATTATCTTCTCTCAATTGACTTTGACAACGGGGAAAGAGGAATTTTGGATATGAAGCCATATTTGGACTTCGGTATTTTTCAGAGACTCAAGGAGCGCAATGCGTTCAATCGAGTTCGTGTGTCATTCGACACCATAGAGTGGGATTCGGGGATAGACCTTGATCCTGAGTTTGTTTACAACAAAAGCCAGCGTTCGGCCGCACAACAAGGCGCTGCAGCCGACGCCAGAAAGCCGCGCGGCTGAGCGCAGCGTTAGCGGCAGAAAACGACTGACATGAAACCAAAGATCTACCTTGAAACATCTATTATTAGTTATTACACGGCGAGACCGAACCGCGATCTGGTTATTGCAGCGCGGCAGGAAATTACACACGAGATGTGGTCGGTGCTTCAGGATGAATTCGACATCTACATCTCTGCGCTCGTCATACAGGAGGCATCGCGCGGAGACAAAGAAGCCGCAAGGAAGCGCTTGAGTGCAATTTCTGGCATTCCCGTTCTAGAACTTACGGCTCAAGCGCAGGAGCTTGCGAAGTTGCTGATTGCTGCAAACGCTATTCCGGCGAATGCAGAAGAGGATGCATTACATATTGCGGTGGCAAGTCTAAACGGTATGGAGTTCCTGCTGACATGGAATTTCAGCCATATTAATAACGCCTTTAAAAAGGCCCGAATCATCAAAGTAATTGAAGACCGGGCTTTCGTACCACCAGAAATCTGCTCCCCAGATGGGCTCCTTGGAGACTGACATGAAAGATTCTATTGTAGAAGAGGTGCGAAAGGCACGCCAGGCACACGCAGAAGAGTTCAACCATGATATGGCGGCCATTTGCGCAGATCTAAAGAGGATAGAAAGCAACTGTGGGCATAGAGTCGTGTCTTTGCCGCCCAGGCTGCTAACGAATAAGGTTAGATCGTGAGAGTGAAGCGAACCACGATCTGAACCGTTTGTTGGACAAGCCCGGGGGAGTTGAGAAGCAGATGTTCGGGAGGTGGGTACAAGAAACGGCCTTGACAAGCCGGAATAGTGTGCTAATTGAAAATATCTTTTTCTGGCACGGATTCTAGTGAAATCAACAAGATGCGGATTAGCAGGGCTTCGGACGGGCGCAACACGCGATTGAAACTCCGCGGGTAAACGGATGGTATTCCTTGAAGTCCATGCCATTCTGGTCGATAGGCACGAGAAAATCAAAGAGGCGCTGACAATGCTGAGCGGCCCTGAGATTAAAGAGATTAACGAGGCAACCTAGACCAGAGGATTCGCGGATAAAAAACGGGTGCCCGCTCTATGAGGGCTTAGAGGGTATCGTCTCGGGTTCAACGGACGATGAGCACTTCTCCGCGTAGCGGCTTCGTCCAACAAAACCTTCCAGCCGACCTCGTTCCTCGGCGGCTGAAGGTTAACGTTGTTCTCCGGCGGCGCCCTTCTGATCGGTGACGTTGCCCGTCCCGATCTGCTCGGTGGTGCCGAGAAGACGCGCCGCAATGCGGCGGTGTTCTGCCACATCCTGCGCGACTAGGTGCGCTCCCTGCCGGATTTCATCGATGTCTATCCGACCCATGTCGCCGGCTCACTGTGCGGCGGCAGCATCGGCAGCCGGCTGTCGACCACCATCGGCTATGAACGGCGTATGAACCGACTGCTTGCGAAGCTGGACTCTACGGCAGGCTTCTCCGATCAGTGCCTGGATTTGAGGCGATTGCCGGGAAATGGCATACCAGATTGCGCCGGATGTTCGTCCGTCATCAAGACGCGACAACAGGTGCATAGTCGAACTATGGAACGGGTGTCGCAACACAGAGGACGGACGACAAAGACAAGCAGGATGGTATGTCATTTGACAGAAATCGCCTGAGGCGTGGGGCATTTGCACCTGAGTGCCAGGGCATTTCCCCGGATGGTTAAGGCCGCTACAGCGAGTTCGGCACGCTATATCACGTCTCGCACGATCTCCTGGCATGCGCCCTGCATAAGTCTGCGTAACACCAGTGGTGACAAAGCGGTACCGGCACCGAGCCAAAGCGATTTCACAGAGGATTCGGGGGTGCAAGATGGGTAGCAAGAAAGACAAACATGAGGACCTCCCGGGCGAAGGCGACAAGGCGGCCGTTCACCGTTACGAGGAGGCGACCCGTGAGTTTGTCGAGTCCGGGAGGGTGGAGAAGGCTGCCGAACAACGGGCCAGGGGGCAAGACCAGCAAGAGGCCGAGCAGTCCGAGCGCGCGGGTGCGAAGCGTGCCAGAAAAAGCGATCCGGCGGCCGCTCAGGGACGAAATATCGCCCACGCGAACGGGCCGCGTGCCGCATTGGCGGACGACGATGGGAATCCGGAT of the Gammaproteobacteria bacterium genome contains:
- a CDS encoding type II toxin-antitoxin system VapC family toxin; this encodes MKPKIYLETSIISYYTARPNRDLVIAARQEITHEMWSVLQDEFDIYISALVIQEASRGDKEAARKRLSAISGIPVLELTAQAQELAKLLIAANAIPANAEEDALHIAVASLNGMEFLLTWNFSHINNAFKKARIIKVIEDRAFVPPEICSPDGLLGD
- a CDS encoding DUF2442 domain-containing protein; amino-acid sequence: MYPSVKNVTPTEDYLLSIDFDNGERGILDMKPYLDFGIFQRLKERNAFNRVRVSFDTIEWDSGIDLDPEFVYNKSQRSAAQQGAAADARKPRG